In Thunnus thynnus chromosome 4, fThuThy2.1, whole genome shotgun sequence, a genomic segment contains:
- the prelp gene encoding prolargin: MKAGVGLFSALALFLLMGAVFTQRTRPKKPTRRPATTRKPSVPRPAVPAEPEPQEPTDFPPPILGPPSIFADCPRECLCTPDYPNSLNCENRNIRVIPIIPPRAHYLYLQNNYISEVTAESFVNASDVRWINLANNRIHRIDKEVFQKIPSLLYLYAQHNQLKEVPSGLPASLEQLRLSRNRISKIPPGAFNKMGNLTLLDLYNNQLSDSDLGRNIFKGLNSLMQLNLARNSLKKMPTGVPNGLIQLFLDRNRIDDIPRDYFRGFSHLAFVRLNYNQLSDKGVPKNVFNISTLLELQLAHNQLASVPLFNGHLEHLHLNHNSIETINGTLICPYSLQAVDIDNNVVPRLRYLRLDGNHLSPPIPMDVIMCFRHLHSIVI; this comes from the exons ATGAAGGCCGGCGTGGGACTCTTCTCTGCATTGGCTCTGTTTCTCCTAATGGGGGCAGTGTTTACCCAGAGAACTCGACCAAAGAAGCCCACCAGACGCCCAGCCACCACCAGGAAGCCTTCTGTCCCCCGGCCTGCTGTGCCAGCAGAGCCAGAGCCCCAGGAGCCTACAGACTTCCCCCCGCCTATCCTGGGCCCACCTTCCATCTTTGCCGACTGCCCCCGAGAGTGTTTATGTACCCCAGACTATCCAAACTCTCTCAACTGTGAGAACCGGAACATCCGTGTGATCCCTATCATCCCACCCAGAGCCCACTACTTGTACTTGCAGAACAACTACATCTCGGAGGTGACAGCAGAATCATTTGTTAACGCCAGTGATGTCCGCTGGATCAACCTGGCAAACAACCGCATCCATCGAATAGACAAAGAG GTGTTTCAGAAGATCCCCTCTCTGTTGTACCTCTATGCACAGCATAACCAGCTGAAAGAGGTCCCTTCAGGCCTCCCAGCAAGCCTGGAGCAGCTTCGCCTCAGTAGGAATCGCATTTCCAAGATCCCTCCTGGTGCCTTCAATAAGATGGGGAATCTGACTCTGCTTGACCTGTACAACAACCAG CTGAGTGACAGTGACCTGGGAAGGAACATATTTAAGGGCTTGAACAGCCTGATGCAGCTCAATCTGGCCCGCAATTCTCTGAAAAAGATGCCTACTGGGGTACCAAATGGCCTCATACAGCTTTTCCTGGACAGGAACCGTATAGATGACATCCCAAG AGACTACTTCCGAGGCTTCTCTCACCTGGCATTTGTGAGGCTGAACTACAACCAGCTGAGTGATAAAGGAGTTCCCAAGAATGTGTTCAACATATCCACCTTGCTGGAACTGCAACTCGCTCACAACCAGCTCGCCTCTGTTCCTCTCTTCAATGGTCACCTGGAGCACCTGCACCTCAACCACAACAGCATTGAGA CCATCAATGGCACCCTGATCTGCCCATACAGCCTGCAGGCCGTTGACATCGATAACAATGTCGTGCCCAGACTAAG GTACCTGCGTTTGGATGGAAATCACCTGAGCCCCCCCATCCCTATGGATGTCATCATGTGCTTCAGACACCTTCACTCTATTGTCATTTAG